From one Arenicella chitinivorans genomic stretch:
- a CDS encoding LysR family transcriptional regulator yields MVVSRIQMFVQVVKSGSFAAAARALGLSSPAVSKQVQALEEHLGVKLLYRTTRQVSLTEEGAVYFERVEKAIDDLSEAEQMVQELKACPTGKLKVNAPMAFGTKYLAEPIAAFGQAYPDVELEVDFDDRWVDVIGEGFDVVVRIGALKDSSLVARKLADCPLLLCIAPSLLEQIGPIETVEQLSTVPALLYNKHGLSEDWHYVDPDGKPGSIKMKKAFASNSAAMQLAACKAGLGVTVLPIFAVIDALEAGELVPLLSGYRTTPERGIYAVFPQNRHLSTRVRLFVDWLAQASPDFSWDCDADKLGL; encoded by the coding sequence ATGGTTGTTTCGCGTATCCAGATGTTCGTGCAGGTCGTGAAGTCGGGCAGTTTCGCGGCCGCTGCACGTGCACTCGGTTTGTCGAGTCCTGCCGTGAGTAAACAGGTTCAGGCATTGGAAGAACATCTCGGTGTAAAGCTGCTGTATCGCACCACGCGCCAAGTATCCTTGACTGAAGAGGGTGCGGTGTATTTTGAACGCGTCGAGAAAGCCATTGATGATCTGAGTGAGGCCGAACAGATGGTGCAGGAACTCAAGGCCTGCCCCACCGGAAAGCTCAAGGTGAATGCGCCGATGGCATTTGGGACCAAATATCTGGCAGAACCCATTGCCGCCTTTGGACAGGCGTACCCAGATGTTGAGTTGGAGGTTGACTTCGACGATCGCTGGGTTGACGTGATTGGCGAGGGCTTCGATGTGGTGGTACGTATTGGCGCGTTAAAGGATTCGAGCCTCGTTGCCCGCAAGCTGGCCGATTGCCCTTTATTGCTGTGTATCGCACCGAGCCTGCTTGAACAGATTGGGCCGATCGAAACAGTCGAACAGTTGTCGACCGTCCCTGCTTTGCTGTACAACAAGCACGGCTTATCCGAAGATTGGCATTATGTCGATCCAGATGGTAAGCCCGGATCGATCAAAATGAAAAAAGCATTTGCCAGTAACAGTGCCGCCATGCAGCTGGCTGCGTGCAAAGCAGGCCTGGGCGTCACCGTGCTACCGATATTTGCTGTAATTGACGCCTTAGAGGCGGGTGAACTTGTCCCCTTGTTATCTGGGTATCGCACCACGCCGGAGCGTGGTATTTACGCGGTGTTTCCGCAAAATCGCCACCTGTCGACGCGAGTTCGTTTGTTCGTTGACTGGTTGGCGCAGGCCAGTCCGGACTTTAGCTGGGACTGTGACGCCGATAAGCTGGGACTGTGA
- a CDS encoding DoxX family protein, producing MQTPTHAAGALLLRLTLGITLFAHGLLKLVIFTPAGTAGYFASLGIPEVFAYLTIFGEVVGGAALMIGVYTRLAAIASLPILIGATWVHAGNGWVFSSEGGGWEFPLMLVVLAITVALLGPGAAAVKRIPGLDLLIPTPLKD from the coding sequence ATGCAGACACCCACTCACGCCGCCGGTGCACTACTGTTGCGTCTAACACTAGGCATCACACTATTTGCACACGGACTATTAAAACTAGTGATCTTCACTCCAGCGGGCACAGCTGGTTATTTTGCCAGTTTGGGTATCCCGGAAGTATTTGCCTACCTGACCATCTTTGGCGAAGTGGTTGGCGGCGCGGCATTAATGATCGGCGTTTATACACGCCTTGCTGCGATTGCATCACTGCCAATCTTGATTGGCGCCACCTGGGTACATGCAGGTAATGGTTGGGTTTTCAGTAGTGAAGGCGGCGGTTGGGAATTTCCACTTATGCTGGTGGTGCTGGCAATCACAGTCGCACTGTTGGGACCAGGTGCAGCCGCAGTCAAACGCATACCGGGACTGGATTTACTGATTCCAACCCCTCTGAAAGACTGA